GGCAGAAATTTGAAATGGCTAACCAAATGAAGCAATTCCATTCCATCAAATAATAGTGAAGCAAATCATGGTGGAGAACTGTGACCAGCAAGTTGTTTCATGATTCACCTTGGCCAACTTAAATGAACTCAAAAGTCTCACATTATGAAATCAGAAAGCAAGGAGAAATGGACCCCCAATAAGACAGAACTGAGTTCACAAATAACATTATTTTAGCACTAGCTAGACGATTCTTCCAACTGACATGGGCCAAATAATTTGGGATCTTTATGGATGTGCTATTAATTAATGGTCTGAACCCAAAGGTAAGGATAACACTCCTAGCATTTGCCAGTGAGCAAGGTTCCATCACAATTTCTCCCTATGAAGATTCAGTTTGCACCTTGCAGATATTTCAACAAATGTCTGACCCACAAATTTCAGTGCATACCAAAGCCAAAAGTACAGCAATACATCATGATAAGCTAATTTGAAAGTCAAAAGCTAATTTCTTCCAATTGACATGAACCAAATAGTTTGGGATCTTTATGGATGTGCTATCAATTAGAAGTCTAAGCCCAAAGGTAAGGTACAGATTAAAAAAAAGGCAGGAAATGGCTGCATATATGTAGCTTAATGAGGAAATTATTGCTCGGACAGTCGTGGTAAGGTGCTTGTTCTTACCATTGGTCATGGAGCAATTCAAGTCCAGGCTCACTGTTTGTTATCTTCTGGACTCATTGCCTAACAATGCAACAGCACATACACTCATACATCTCCCAGTGAGCAAATTGACTTCCACCACGGTTTCAAGGTACTACTTCCCTAATCCCTATGAAGATTTAGTTTGCATCTTGAAAATATTTCAACAAATGGCTAGCCCACAAATTGCAGTGGATACAAAAGCCAAAGTACAGCAATCCATAAGATAAGCTAATTTGATAAATCTTATAAAGAGCTGCCGAAATTGGCTAATTTGTTCATCACAAACTGACAGAAAGCCCAGCATTCCAACCAGCACATGTTACCCTCCACAAGGACTCATCCACATCTCAAGTTTTATTTCAAGAAATTCACAAGCAGCAGTATACACCCAATGATCACACCTTTGCACCTACGAAACCTGGCAACACCCAAGATAGATACCGCGACGGCAGCATAGGGGTGGTTATCTCCTCGTGCTCAGAACACGATGCGGAACTGCGGTGCGCCCTCGCCGGTGGCGGGCACCAGCTCCCAGCGGCACGGCTCGAGCTCGTCGGAGACGGGGCAGTACCCTGCGAGCGTGACGGCGGTGCCGGACTCCGCCGCCGACCCGAACTCGAAGACCGTCGCGTCCGGCTGCCGCTGCCGCAGCACCTCCACCGCCCCATGGGTGCCGGGGACGGCCACCTGGGCCTGCGCGCCTCCCGCTCCCTTCGCCGGCTGCTGGTTCGGGGCCTGCTCCGGCGAGCCGCGGCGGGAGCCCCTCCACCACGAGAAGAGCCCCATCGGCAGACGTGGGGAACCGGTGGGGATTGGATTAGGGGATTCTAGGGTTTTGGTGGGGAACAATTTAGACGAGGGGTTTGGTCACTCCAGCAGATCCTAAAGCaccacctactccctccgtccgcgaacaAGTATACATCTAGCTTTTatcctaagtcaaagttttaaaactttaaccaactttatagaaaaaagtagcagcatttatggcactaaattagtatcactagatttGTTTTGAAATGCATtttcataatatatcaatttgatgtcatatatacTACTActcttttctaaaaaattgatcaAAATTATAAAACTTTGACTTAGCAGAAATgatagaagtacacttattcacggacgaagggagtataaaaATAGTATACAGACTCCCCTAAAACAAATTTATGATACCTCGAGGCATCAAGGGCGGAACAGATTCCGTAAACATGTATCataaattttcttttcttttttctctcacGCTTCTTCTTTCCTAAGGCGCACACATAGACGAACTCGAATTTCAGTCGGCCAGAACTGCGCCGCTCCGGCTTGCCGCCTGATGTGGCCCGCTGCCTGCTCCTGTGACGCTCCGGTGATGCTCCAGCCTGGCACGTGCTCTGGCGATGCTCCGGTCGGCCGCCAGCGAGCTCCTCCGCCTACTCGTTGCTCATGCGCGGCGTCACGAGGTCCCCTGCTCCGACATTGACCGGCTTTACAGGATCCTCCAAAAACGGCTGAAATCCTCTGGATATAACAAATTGGGGCTTGAATAGGGGAGCCTGCAAAAAAAATTACGGGATATGCTGTTTTACGGGATCTATTCGAGGTATTCTTTTCAACTTGTACCATAAATACCAACGTTTGACCTTTTTACGGGGTCTGCTATAGATGCTCTAATGTGTTAGCGAGTTGATGTACTAAACGTGCAATTTGCTTGCTTTTATCTATCACAACGCTTGTCAACCAAAGCTTAACCGTCCTCATCCAACTTCAAGAGTTAGGTTGAATCTGTTGAAGCTTTATTTCACGAATACGCAATGATATGTATCATTCCATTCATAAGTAGGGGAGATAGTTTACGggggttgtaagtgcatctactgccccttatgattttggtgtattgaagacttataggttaaggtactgatgcgtttgtgagtgtacacaggtctataggtctatgaggagtttgatatttacagagaaagtcgacccctaaaaatgaatgtcttcaactgaagactttggatttccgaagactttctgaagactttgaaattgaagaaattggtgtgaccctgaagacttggtattcatacgaggaacatgaagcgtgaagacttttgttttcgttgtttcattttctctttcttgagtcatagaaaacaccgtactgttaaagggggtcgaggaaaaactaaggaaaagttcccaagtgatgctcatctcaaaatcctacacctatcaatcctttcgagtgaagccattgaaatctcatacagttcagtcaatttcttcagtgacagagacgaagatcttctggtctctaaggaatttgttctgactggggagttaggaattcaccagtgcagattgcctacaagtgaggaacatgatagccttaaggaatttgagcctcaaatttccgaccattgttgtgctacgcgccagctgtcccaaaatatctacccacctaacggtcatatcattgaagggcatttatgtcttatcatgtcgggctgctccctaggatataaatagctgccccctacaaccactagctggttggctgctccgagagaaactgacacttgtcattgagaacatcccatcctccgaggactttgagtgaaaatcatcaagtgaggaaaacccaaacccaaacacctacaaacccaaagtgattgagcatcatagaagaaattgttcctgtgtggatccgacgcttgttacctttgaagactgtgcatcttccagacggttaggtgtcatggtctagagcatctaagaggaaattgtggatcaccgagtgatcgagtttgtgaaggtttggaagtcacctaaagacttaccacgagtgattgggtgtaactgcatctagtgccccttggtgattttggtgtattgaagacttataggttaagggactaatgtgtttatgagtgtacaaaGGTCAaaaagtctatgaggagtttgatatttacagagaaagtcgacccctaaaaatgaagctcttcgactgaagactttggatttctgaagactttctgaagacattgaaagtgaaaaaattggtgtgacctgaagacttggtattcatacgaggaacatgaagcgtgaagacttttgttttcgttgtttcattttctctttcttgagtcataggaaacaccgtactgttaaagggggtcgaggaaatactaaggaaaaatttccaagtgatgctcaactcaaaatcctacacctaccaatcccttcgagtgaagccattggaaatctcatacagttcagtcaatttcttcagtgacagagacgaagttcttctggtctctgaggaatttgttctgaccgaggagttaggaattcgccagtgcggattgcctacacagcgaggaacatgatagccttgaggaatttgatactcaaatttccaaccgttgctgtgccttgtgccagctgtcccaaaatatctacccacctaacggtcatatcattgaagggcatttatgtcttatcatgttgggctgctccctaggctataaatagccgccccctacaaccactagctgtttggctgctccgagagaaactgacacttgtcatttgagagcatcccacctccgaggactttgagcgaaaatcatcaagtgaggaaaacccaaacccaaacacctacaaacccaaagtgattgagcatcactgaagagattgatcttgcgtagatccgacgcttgttaactttgaagactgtgcttcttccaggcggttaggcgtcatggtctagagaatccaagaggaattgtggatcgccgagtgaccgagtttgtgaaggtttggaagtcacccgaagacttaccacgagtgattgggcaaggtctgtgtgaccttagctcaaggagaatacggtgaggactatgtgtccgggactgtgtgtcctccggtttaaatacctagccgctccaaccagaggtacaactgagacaacagttggaactggtctaccaaatcattgtcttcaccaagcttactggttctatttcttcaactctttcatttcctcattaccgtgttgtgtgcttgttcatatctgtttgaagactttgactgaagactttctcaatttcctcagttcaatttcttcagtctgtttgtcttcatcctgtgttatcccgtgtttacgctttctgtactctgtgcctgtcttcatttcatcatgatgaccatgcttgtgttttgttatgtttacttctgagtacttattccgctgcaagtagttcttcgctaaggaatttcctcacccgcaaattcctcagcgaagaattcataaaaatcgcctattcacccccctctagtcgatataacgcactttcaattggtatcagagcaaggtactcccctgttctgtgtgattttggtttaaccgcctggaattttagttatgttgaccgcaggtatgatcaaggtctctgctgggtgtcctaccttcgatgggacggactacccctactggaagaataagatgcgaatgcatcttgaggcaattgataacaatctctggtatgttgtggaaaatggtgttccctcagtcacaccttctctgaatgctactgatgtgaagagattcaagcaactcgactcccaagcgaagaacatcatatgtggccatctgagtaaagggcagtatggaagagtgagtgctttggaaactgccaagcttatctgggataggctgtccaaagtaaatgaaggagtctcaacacagcgtgactctcgagttgacgttcttcgcaatctcttcaaccgcttcaaaagactcgacaatgaaaatgttcaacaaaccttcgatcgcctcactgacatctcaaatgagcttcaagcacttggtgccactgacatcactgaccatgaggtggtgaagaaattgcttagatcgcttgattcctcatttgacactctggcactgatgatacaagagcgtgctgactacaagtcacttgatcccgctgatatcctcgagaggctaaatactcatgagttccagcttgctgaaagagagatctctatggttcgagctatggcagatcaccgGCTCTGAAGGCCAAGGTCGTCTCTGAATCTAAAGGTGAAGATTCTGgcagtagccttggtgatcctgaagaactgagccaggagctagcactgctcgtga
This DNA window, taken from Triticum aestivum cultivar Chinese Spring chromosome 1D, IWGSC CS RefSeq v2.1, whole genome shotgun sequence, encodes the following:
- the LOC123172201 gene encoding uncharacterized protein — protein: MGLFSWWRGSRRGSPEQAPNQQPAKGAGGAQAQVAVPGTHGAVEVLRQRQPDATVFEFGSAAESGTAVTLAGYCPVSDELEPCRWELVPATGEGAPQFRIVF